A genome region from Labilibaculum antarcticum includes the following:
- a CDS encoding vitamin B12 dependent-methionine synthase activation domain-containing protein, with protein sequence MKEGTEIGKDVRKIIFRVKDLAISSEDVEVFAQMGDDMPSYQDFINKELSFLDEVASVSGGYTIISPVQLQKASVEIDGMEFQVGEQVSGYYTGMEKAALFVCTAGDEVSKRSKELFDNGDFLEGYLVDVLGSVLVEKAMDQLQAIIHAECLQDGLNITNRYSPGYCNWNVGEQQKLFSFFPDQFCGILLSESSLMSPAKSVSGIIGIGEKVSFQKHVCSACSSRNCLYRNKKKK encoded by the coding sequence ATGAAAGAAGGAACTGAAATCGGGAAGGACGTGAGAAAAATAATATTTAGAGTTAAAGATTTGGCAATTTCCAGCGAAGATGTGGAGGTTTTTGCTCAAATGGGAGATGATATGCCTTCTTATCAAGATTTTATAAATAAAGAACTTTCTTTTTTAGATGAAGTAGCATCTGTTTCTGGAGGTTACACAATTATTTCACCTGTTCAGCTTCAAAAAGCTTCGGTTGAAATTGATGGGATGGAGTTCCAAGTTGGAGAGCAGGTTAGTGGCTATTATACAGGAATGGAAAAAGCTGCTCTGTTTGTCTGTACAGCTGGTGATGAGGTAAGTAAGAGATCTAAAGAGTTGTTTGATAATGGTGATTTTTTAGAAGGTTATTTGGTTGATGTGCTGGGATCGGTTTTGGTTGAGAAAGCCATGGATCAATTGCAGGCTATAATTCATGCTGAGTGTTTGCAGGATGGATTAAATATCACCAATAGATATAGTCCTGGTTATTGTAACTGGAACGTGGGTGAACAACAGAAACTTTTTTCATTTTTCCCGGATCAATTTTGTGGCATTTTATTGAGTGAATCCAGTTTAATGAGTCCTGCTAAATCGGTGAGTGGAATTATTGGGATTGGTGAAAAGGTGTCGTTTCAGAAACATGTTTGCAGTGCCTGTAGTAGTCGGAATTGTTTGTATCGGAATAAAAAAAAGAAATAA
- a CDS encoding ASKHA domain-containing protein, translated as MPDIFVLENGEEKRIEYAVGESLLQILRQGNFHVSSPCGGNGTCGKCRVQIKGNGFVNSCSYYPNSDLKVVLPNKREEKILTNQYQNTLHLPLKTAPFISQEAYPLGLAIDIGTTSIVFYWVSLISGSILKTKGIGNPQSKYGADVISRISYSNTTGGIEKLQQEIIGAINQQIKEYTEKEDIARENLVKISVSANTTMLHMLLGVDPMSIALAPFKPKFTEAKCVKASELNIKAHQDATIHLLPSISAYVGADIVSGLASLQPSSDIKKYLFIDIGTNGEMAVVTPNKIYCCATAAGPAFEGANISCGMGAFDGAISVYNKDGYQTISGDKPVGLCGSGLLDAVAYLLDNKMILSDGELANDFVLAKAEESGTGENIVVTPQDIREVQLAKSAIITGVKILLQAAGITVDDLDAVYVAGGFGNYMNPESAVKVGLLPAEVAGKIVMVGNTSGAGVVLHVISDDFDNYLNAIVEKCENIELSKHAEFELEFAMNMFF; from the coding sequence ATGCCAGATATTTTTGTTCTTGAGAACGGTGAAGAAAAAAGAATTGAATATGCCGTAGGTGAAAGCTTACTGCAGATTTTAAGACAGGGGAATTTTCATGTTTCTTCCCCATGTGGAGGAAACGGAACATGTGGAAAATGTAGGGTTCAAATAAAAGGAAATGGTTTTGTAAATTCTTGTAGCTATTATCCTAATTCGGATTTAAAAGTAGTTTTGCCAAATAAAAGAGAGGAGAAAATTCTTACCAATCAGTATCAAAATACCTTGCATTTGCCTTTAAAAACTGCGCCATTTATTTCACAGGAAGCATATCCTTTGGGTTTGGCAATAGATATAGGTACTACAAGCATTGTATTTTATTGGGTAAGTCTGATATCGGGTAGTATTTTAAAAACAAAAGGCATTGGTAATCCGCAAAGTAAATATGGTGCAGATGTAATTAGTAGAATTAGCTATAGCAATACTACAGGCGGAATTGAAAAACTGCAACAGGAAATTATTGGTGCTATTAACCAACAGATAAAAGAATATACAGAGAAAGAGGATATCGCGAGGGAAAATTTGGTGAAAATCTCAGTATCTGCAAATACAACAATGCTTCACATGTTGTTGGGAGTTGACCCAATGTCAATTGCATTGGCTCCATTTAAACCTAAATTTACAGAGGCAAAATGTGTGAAAGCTTCGGAGTTGAATATTAAAGCACATCAAGATGCCACGATTCATCTTTTACCTTCCATTTCGGCCTATGTGGGGGCTGATATTGTATCGGGATTAGCTTCCTTACAACCGTCTTCGGATATTAAAAAATATCTTTTTATTGATATTGGAACCAATGGCGAAATGGCTGTTGTAACGCCTAATAAAATTTACTGTTGTGCTACCGCTGCAGGACCAGCATTCGAAGGAGCCAATATTTCTTGTGGAATGGGAGCTTTTGATGGAGCCATATCTGTATATAACAAGGATGGTTATCAGACAATTTCAGGAGATAAACCAGTTGGGCTATGCGGTTCAGGTTTGCTTGATGCAGTTGCTTATTTGCTTGATAATAAGATGATATTGTCGGATGGGGAATTGGCAAATGATTTTGTACTTGCAAAGGCAGAAGAGTCGGGGACAGGTGAAAATATTGTTGTTACACCGCAAGATATTCGTGAAGTGCAATTGGCTAAGAGTGCAATTATTACAGGTGTTAAAATACTACTTCAGGCAGCGGGTATTACCGTTGATGATCTGGATGCGGTTTATGTGGCTGGAGGATTTGGGAATTATATGAACCCTGAAAGTGCTGTGAAAGTAGGTTTGTTGCCGGCCGAAGTTGCAGGGAAAATTGTAATGGTAGGCAATACATCTGGTGCTGGTGTGGTATTGCACGTTATTTCAGACGATTTCGATAACTATCTTAATGCAATAGTAGAAAAATGCGAGAACATTGAATTGTCTAAACATGCTGAATTTGAACTAGAATTTGCCATGAATATGTTCTTTTAA
- a CDS encoding LysR family transcriptional regulator, with protein sequence MSNQIEFRHYKYFLALAEDLHFRKAAERLFISQPGLSRQIKQMEEILGMSLFERHNRKVNLTMAGQYLQKELTNNFKRLDEIVNHAKLLSDGLNGNLNLAYVGSAMQDVIPELLLKFKKTHPDVLFSLKEMDNNKQIQALLNHEIDVGFVRMERVPRGLSIQSVFEDTFSLVLPIDHPINESTFTNLSQFKNDSFIFFDASYSESYFEKVMQIFDESGFTPLISHNTVNASSIFRLVENKFGVSIVPTSLKLGYDMGIKFIELNKIPQRTTLRAVWNNKNTNPILKNFLQLTTA encoded by the coding sequence ATGAGTAATCAAATAGAGTTTCGACATTACAAATATTTCCTTGCTTTAGCCGAAGATCTGCATTTTAGAAAAGCTGCAGAACGCTTGTTTATCTCTCAACCTGGACTAAGCCGACAGATTAAACAAATGGAAGAAATTCTTGGTATGAGCTTATTCGAACGCCATAACCGTAAAGTTAATCTCACAATGGCAGGTCAATACCTTCAAAAAGAATTAACGAATAACTTTAAACGTTTGGATGAAATTGTAAATCATGCCAAATTATTAAGTGATGGATTGAATGGAAATTTAAACCTCGCTTATGTTGGATCTGCCATGCAGGATGTGATTCCAGAACTTTTACTGAAATTTAAAAAGACACATCCTGATGTTCTTTTCAGTCTAAAAGAAATGGACAACAACAAACAGATCCAAGCACTTCTTAATCATGAAATTGATGTCGGTTTTGTGAGAATGGAACGAGTGCCCAGAGGATTGAGCATTCAATCGGTTTTTGAAGATACTTTTTCCTTAGTTCTGCCCATAGATCATCCAATTAATGAATCGACCTTCACGAATTTGTCTCAATTTAAAAATGATTCTTTTATCTTTTTTGATGCATCGTACAGTGAATCGTATTTCGAAAAAGTAATGCAGATTTTCGATGAAAGTGGTTTTACTCCATTAATCTCACACAATACCGTTAATGCCAGTTCGATATTCCGATTGGTAGAAAATAAATTTGGTGTTTCAATTGTACCGACATCTTTAAAACTAGGCTACGACATGGGAATCAAATTTATCGAATTAAATAAAATACCTCAACGGACCACCTTGCGTGCTGTCTGGAACAACAAGAACACGAATCCAATTTTAAAAAACTTTCTACAACTTACTACAGCTTAA
- the hutH gene encoding histidine ammonia-lyase: protein MFKYGIDQLTVDKTIQIARGELKAGLTPEAISKVNACRAKVEKMAASEKAVYGINTGFGPLCDTQISPEQTSKLQENLLITHAVGVGNPIGKELSKIMMICKVQALSQGFSGVRLELIERILFFIENDLLPVVPEQGSVGASGDLAPLSHLFLPLLGEGEFWVGKDIVPAKEILAKHGLEAIRLEAKEGLGLINGTQFILAHTIRGLYKMEYLLDLADVAGAMSLEGYQGSAAPYRKELHAIRPFKGNIKVAERMQMLLKNSENLAGHIDCERVQDPYSLRCIPQVHGASRNAWYHLSELAEIEMNSVTDNPIVLSDTEAISGGNFHGQPLAMALDYCSIAASELGNISDRRCYLLLEGKFGLPRLLTANGGLNSGFMIPQYTTAALVTENKSLCFPPSADSVPTSLGQEDHVSMGSISGRKFNQILGNIEKIFAIELMYAAQALEFRSPNHFSDIMTENFEIIRSKVDKLEDDRVLKDDIYAMIDFVKTRAFVVK, encoded by the coding sequence ATGTTTAAATACGGGATAGATCAACTAACTGTTGACAAGACAATTCAGATAGCTCGAGGGGAGCTAAAAGCTGGTTTAACTCCAGAAGCTATCAGTAAAGTAAATGCTTGCAGAGCTAAGGTTGAAAAGATGGCTGCATCTGAAAAAGCTGTTTACGGAATCAATACAGGATTTGGACCTTTGTGCGATACTCAAATTTCTCCTGAACAAACAAGTAAGCTTCAAGAAAATTTACTGATTACTCATGCTGTAGGTGTTGGAAATCCTATTGGTAAAGAGTTGTCGAAGATCATGATGATTTGCAAGGTGCAAGCATTGTCTCAAGGTTTTTCGGGTGTTCGTTTAGAGCTTATTGAACGTATTCTATTCTTTATTGAAAATGATTTATTACCAGTTGTTCCTGAGCAAGGTTCAGTAGGTGCATCGGGAGATTTAGCTCCATTGTCTCATCTGTTTTTACCTCTTTTAGGGGAAGGTGAATTTTGGGTAGGTAAAGATATCGTTCCCGCCAAAGAAATTTTGGCAAAGCATGGTTTAGAGGCTATTCGTTTGGAAGCAAAAGAAGGTTTGGGACTGATTAATGGGACTCAGTTTATTTTAGCTCATACCATTCGTGGTTTATATAAAATGGAATATCTTCTTGATTTGGCAGATGTTGCAGGTGCAATGAGTTTGGAAGGTTATCAGGGAAGTGCAGCTCCATATAGAAAGGAATTGCATGCTATTCGTCCGTTTAAAGGGAATATTAAGGTGGCTGAACGCATGCAAATGTTATTGAAAAATTCAGAGAATTTAGCGGGTCACATTGATTGTGAACGTGTTCAGGATCCATATTCATTGCGCTGTATTCCTCAGGTGCATGGTGCATCTAGAAACGCCTGGTATCACCTAAGTGAGTTGGCTGAAATCGAAATGAATTCAGTTACTGATAATCCAATTGTATTAAGCGATACGGAAGCCATTTCTGGTGGTAACTTCCACGGACAGCCTTTGGCAATGGCTTTGGATTACTGTTCCATTGCAGCTTCTGAGCTTGGAAATATTTCTGACAGAAGATGTTATTTGCTATTGGAAGGTAAATTTGGTTTGCCTCGTTTGTTAACTGCAAACGGAGGACTGAATTCTGGTTTTATGATTCCTCAATATACTACTGCAGCTTTGGTAACTGAGAATAAATCACTTTGTTTTCCTCCATCGGCTGATAGTGTGCCAACTTCTTTAGGACAGGAAGATCACGTTTCTATGGGAAGTATTTCCGGACGAAAGTTTAATCAAATATTGGGTAATATCGAGAAAATATTTGCCATTGAATTGATGTATGCGGCTCAGGCATTGGAGTTCCGAAGTCCTAATCATTTTTCAGATATCATGACAGAGAACTTTGAGATTATCAGAAGTAAAGTTGATAAGCTGGAAGACGATCGCGTGTTGAAAGATGATATTTACGCAATGATTGATTTTGTGAAGACAAGAGCATTTGTTGTGAAATAG
- a CDS encoding urocanate hydratase, whose amino-acid sequence MTFKEQLLQGIPAELPAKKAYPKDANRAPKRKDILSVEEKQLAIRNALRYFPKNWHKELAVEFAQELLDFGRIYMYRFKPEYKMYARPIQEYPAKSMQAAGIMLMMQNNLNPAVAQHPEELITYGGNGAVFQNWAQYLLTMQYLATMTDEQTLNLYSGHPMGLFPSSKGAPRVVVTNGMVVPNYSKPDDWEKFNALGVSQYGQMTAGSFMYIGPQGIVHGTTITVMNAFRKILKKGEIPAGKIFLTAGLGGMSGAQPKAGNIAGCITIAAEVNPKAATKRHEQGWVDVLIDSMDELLVRVRTAQENNEVVSIAFIGNVVDVWERFDKENIYIHIGSDQTSLHIPWTGGYYPVDTSYEEANRLIREEPELFKEKVQATLRRHAASINNHTAKGTYFFDYGNAFLLEASRAGADIMAENGIDFRYKSYVQDIVGPMCFDYGFGPFRWVCASGNASDLDQTDEIAMNVLQKIMESSPEEIQLQMQDNITWIRDAKKNKMVVGSQARILYADAEGRTKIAEAFNNAIAAGKIGPVVLGRDHHDVSGTDSPYRETSNIYDGSKFTADMAIQNVIGDSFRGATWVSIHNGGGVGWGEVTNGGFGMLLDGTREADARLKSMLFYDVNNGIARRSWARNEGAIFAVKREMERTPNLKVTVPNLVDDNLLEKLF is encoded by the coding sequence ATGACATTTAAAGAACAGCTATTGCAAGGGATTCCAGCTGAATTACCTGCAAAAAAAGCATATCCAAAGGATGCTAACAGAGCTCCTAAAAGAAAAGATATTTTATCGGTAGAGGAAAAGCAATTGGCAATTCGAAATGCCCTGCGCTATTTCCCTAAGAATTGGCACAAAGAGTTGGCTGTTGAATTTGCTCAGGAGTTACTTGATTTTGGGCGTATTTACATGTACCGATTCAAGCCGGAATACAAAATGTATGCAAGGCCGATTCAGGAATATCCTGCTAAATCGATGCAGGCAGCAGGAATCATGCTGATGATGCAAAACAATTTGAATCCAGCGGTAGCTCAGCATCCTGAGGAGTTGATTACTTATGGTGGTAACGGAGCTGTTTTTCAAAATTGGGCGCAATACCTGCTTACCATGCAGTATTTGGCGACCATGACCGATGAGCAAACTTTAAATCTATATTCAGGTCATCCAATGGGATTGTTTCCTTCTTCGAAGGGTGCACCAAGAGTGGTGGTGACCAATGGAATGGTTGTTCCTAATTACTCCAAACCTGATGATTGGGAAAAATTTAATGCGCTAGGAGTTTCCCAGTACGGACAAATGACGGCTGGATCGTTTATGTATATTGGTCCGCAAGGAATTGTTCATGGTACTACCATTACGGTGATGAACGCTTTTCGTAAAATCTTGAAAAAAGGGGAGATTCCTGCAGGAAAGATTTTCTTAACTGCCGGTTTAGGTGGAATGAGTGGAGCACAACCAAAAGCCGGAAACATTGCCGGATGCATTACCATTGCAGCCGAAGTGAATCCAAAAGCAGCTACAAAGCGTCATGAACAGGGATGGGTTGATGTTTTGATTGATTCTATGGACGAATTGCTTGTTCGTGTGCGAACAGCTCAGGAGAACAATGAAGTTGTTTCTATTGCCTTTATTGGTAATGTGGTTGATGTTTGGGAGCGTTTCGATAAGGAGAATATCTATATTCATATTGGTTCGGATCAAACATCTTTGCACATTCCCTGGACTGGTGGATATTATCCTGTGGATACTTCTTATGAGGAAGCCAATAGATTGATTCGAGAGGAACCAGAGTTATTTAAAGAAAAGGTTCAGGCAACATTGCGTCGTCACGCAGCTTCGATAAATAATCATACTGCAAAAGGAACTTATTTCTTCGATTATGGGAATGCATTCCTATTGGAAGCTTCTCGCGCTGGCGCGGATATAATGGCCGAGAATGGAATTGATTTCAGATACAAATCGTACGTTCAGGATATTGTTGGACCGATGTGTTTCGATTATGGATTCGGACCCTTTCGTTGGGTTTGTGCATCTGGTAATGCATCAGATTTAGATCAGACTGATGAAATTGCAATGAATGTATTGCAGAAAATCATGGAAAGTTCTCCGGAAGAAATCCAATTGCAAATGCAGGATAACATTACCTGGATTAGGGATGCTAAAAAGAATAAAATGGTAGTGGGTTCGCAGGCTCGTATTTTATATGCCGATGCTGAAGGACGTACTAAAATTGCAGAAGCATTCAACAATGCGATTGCAGCAGGTAAAATTGGACCTGTAGTTTTAGGTCGCGATCATCACGATGTAAGTGGAACTGATTCTCCTTACCGTGAGACTTCTAATATTTACGATGGTAGTAAGTTTACTGCTGATATGGCCATTCAGAATGTGATTGGCGATAGCTTTAGAGGTGCAACCTGGGTATCGATTCACAACGGCGGTGGCGTTGGTTGGGGAGAGGTTACCAACGGCGGTTTCGGAATGCTATTGGATGGAACTAGAGAAGCCGATGCTCGTTTAAAAAGCATGTTGTTTTACGACGTAAATAACGGTATTGCCCGACGTAGCTGGGCGAGAAACGAAGGAGCAATCTTCGCTGTTAAAAGAGAAATGGAACGCACACCTAATTTAAAGGTAACAGTCCCAAATCTTGTAGATGATAATTTGCTGGAAAAGCTTTTTTAA
- the hutG gene encoding formimidoylglutamase — protein sequence MERRETESINAEYRPAEKGHWEGRKSNPDIGKQYWHQQIEFVDWNDLPKHAADLPKIDIALLGYVCDEGVRRNRGRMGAHEGPKVIRDRLAKLPIHFESKRVIDAGNIVCIDDDMEACQDLFSNAISDLLKQNIFPIAIGGGHDMSYAHFMGIKNAILDSPKQRIGIINFDAHFDLRPVETKGNSGTPFNQILSECHEKGDQVDYYAIGIQQQSNTRELFDVAKKENVNYSINYDCESSAMEMESLKQKLAPIIANNDYLYITIDMDGFSSAYAPGVSAPSPLGFTPYFVFKLLSFLFVTKKVIAFDIAELNPSLDRDMHTASLAAKIVDFVVINYESSI from the coding sequence GTGGAAAGAAGAGAAACAGAATCAATAAATGCTGAATACAGGCCTGCAGAAAAAGGCCATTGGGAAGGACGCAAGTCAAATCCAGACATTGGAAAACAGTATTGGCACCAGCAAATTGAATTTGTGGATTGGAACGATCTGCCTAAGCATGCTGCAGATTTACCAAAGATCGATATTGCTTTGCTTGGTTATGTTTGCGATGAGGGAGTGCGTCGTAACCGCGGAAGAATGGGAGCGCACGAAGGACCTAAGGTGATTCGCGATCGATTGGCCAAATTGCCCATTCATTTTGAATCGAAACGCGTGATTGATGCAGGGAATATTGTCTGTATTGATGATGATATGGAAGCTTGCCAGGACTTATTCTCAAATGCGATCTCGGATCTGCTAAAACAAAATATATTTCCAATTGCAATAGGCGGTGGTCACGACATGTCTTACGCACATTTTATGGGCATTAAGAATGCGATACTAGACAGTCCAAAGCAACGTATCGGAATCATAAATTTTGATGCTCATTTCGATCTTCGACCAGTTGAAACTAAAGGGAATTCAGGGACTCCTTTCAATCAGATTCTTTCGGAATGCCATGAAAAAGGCGATCAGGTAGATTATTATGCCATTGGTATTCAGCAACAATCCAATACCCGAGAGCTGTTTGATGTCGCAAAGAAAGAGAATGTCAACTATTCCATCAACTACGATTGTGAATCATCAGCAATGGAAATGGAGAGCCTAAAACAGAAGTTGGCGCCAATCATTGCGAATAACGATTACCTGTACATTACCATCGATATGGATGGCTTTTCATCTGCTTATGCACCTGGTGTCAGTGCTCCGTCTCCATTGGGTTTTACGCCTTATTTTGTGTTTAAATTGCTGAGTTTCCTATTCGTAACAAAGAAAGTAATTGCTTTCGATATCGCTGAATTAAATCCTTCTCTCGATAGGGATATGCATACGGCTAGTTTGGCTGCTAAAATTGTTGATTTTGTGGTAATAAATTATGAATCATCGATATAA
- a CDS encoding C45 family peptidase, giving the protein MKIKQLLLLLICVFSSVLLFSQEYKYKDNDGVKTFHDGSMFIKEGVPFLTVKGESYEMGLQYGVLMNDQILELDVKVDSIVETFVGKFFLKKWIANKVLKSKIRKIEKRMPKEFLEELEGMAEGCDLNLKEVKTIAYFPQIFFDISCTSFVLKNEDGIVHGRNLDWPGIEIFTHYPLIVNYHRKGKIPTTILTFVSYPGAYTGMNHNGLSLSINMNGCPVPEGKKKSDYNTDMPMPYKLRQVMENADELSEVDEMFKNYSTHAWFITVGSKKDHSAAMYELTRGELIKNDMKGNMIAVTNLSLSDKGRFEYSPINMHSDLNIAREDKLKELNREIKNQDLVEKAYQMISSTEYYHLQHDPFYIAINNDMTVKSCIMDNTNNKIYFSYSERLAGLGQFLEYDITSGKVSVFKEAKVSPTLNDLNSKLAFFKWHRENFASGKKHDNEYYMALIKYAKSSKFEPAYKNRLIAVCYSNIGNQDKALEFANKYIENRPKYNSAYTTKINILNDFKDYKAVISTIDEMLKVAIVTPADQFYVKKDLVIAYDKLQVQSPDQKNIDRIRQLAKEITEEANKYFLAERIKKDLSQIDKIVAKYN; this is encoded by the coding sequence ATGAAAATAAAGCAATTACTATTACTTCTTATTTGTGTTTTTTCTTCTGTACTTCTTTTCTCGCAAGAGTATAAATACAAGGATAATGATGGTGTAAAAACCTTTCATGACGGCAGTATGTTTATCAAAGAGGGCGTTCCCTTTTTAACAGTTAAAGGTGAATCGTACGAAATGGGCTTGCAATATGGAGTTCTGATGAATGATCAGATTCTAGAATTAGATGTGAAAGTGGATAGTATTGTTGAAACTTTCGTTGGTAAATTCTTCCTGAAAAAATGGATTGCCAATAAGGTATTAAAATCTAAGATTAGGAAGATTGAAAAAAGAATGCCCAAAGAGTTTTTGGAAGAATTGGAAGGAATGGCAGAAGGTTGTGATTTGAATTTAAAAGAGGTAAAAACCATTGCATATTTTCCCCAGATATTTTTTGATATCAGTTGTACTTCTTTTGTTCTGAAAAATGAAGATGGAATTGTTCATGGGCGAAATTTAGATTGGCCGGGTATTGAAATATTCACCCATTACCCATTAATTGTGAATTATCACCGCAAAGGAAAAATTCCAACAACTATTTTGACCTTTGTAAGCTATCCAGGAGCCTACACCGGAATGAACCATAATGGGTTGAGCTTGTCGATTAATATGAATGGTTGCCCTGTCCCGGAAGGGAAAAAAAAGAGCGATTACAACACCGACATGCCCATGCCATATAAATTAAGACAGGTAATGGAAAATGCCGACGAATTATCGGAGGTAGATGAAATGTTTAAAAATTATAGCACTCATGCATGGTTTATTACGGTAGGTAGTAAAAAAGATCATTCTGCTGCTATGTATGAACTGACTCGTGGTGAACTCATTAAAAACGATATGAAGGGCAACATGATAGCTGTTACCAATCTTTCTTTATCGGATAAAGGACGATTTGAATACAGTCCTATCAACATGCACAGTGATTTGAATATTGCCAGAGAGGATAAATTGAAGGAACTAAATCGGGAAATCAAAAATCAAGATTTGGTTGAAAAAGCCTATCAAATGATTTCTTCAACCGAATATTATCATCTTCAACACGATCCGTTTTACATTGCTATTAATAATGATATGACTGTGAAAAGCTGTATTATGGACAATACGAACAATAAAATATATTTCTCATATTCTGAAAGACTAGCTGGTTTAGGGCAGTTCTTAGAGTATGATATTACAAGTGGAAAGGTATCTGTTTTTAAAGAAGCGAAAGTCAGCCCAACTTTAAACGATTTAAATAGCAAGTTAGCTTTTTTCAAATGGCATAGAGAGAACTTTGCTAGTGGAAAGAAGCATGATAATGAGTATTATATGGCTTTAATTAAATATGCAAAAAGTTCGAAGTTTGAACCGGCTTATAAAAATAGATTGATTGCCGTTTGTTATTCGAATATAGGGAATCAAGATAAAGCTTTGGAGTTTGCTAATAAATACATTGAGAACAGACCAAAGTATAATTCAGCGTATACTACTAAAATTAATATTCTAAATGATTTTAAAGATTATAAAGCAGTAATCAGTACTATCGATGAGATGCTAAAAGTTGCAATTGTAACACCAGCAGATCAATTTTATGTAAAAAAAGATTTAGTAATTGCATACGATAAATTACAAGTACAATCTCCAGATCAAAAAAATATCGATAGAATTAGGCAATTGGCTAAGGAGATTACGGAAGAGGCAAATAAATACTTTCTAGCAGAGAGGATCAAAAAAGATTTATCTCAAATTGATAAAATTGTAGCCAAGTACAATTAG
- a CDS encoding amidohydrolase family protein: protein MKENKVDYSLVLSSYKVNQHRPSTKQVVEAIRGRDNLGVVAGISYLHYNHRDLREISEYLEAGLIKGLKFYPGYEPFYPNDSRMKVMYEMAIEFDVPVMFHSGDTYAPTGKVKYSHPLHIDDLAVDYPDLKIVICHVGNPWIRDCMEMVYKNKNVYADISGLVLGDFSDKFERHMKNEIEEMINYAGDPNYLLYGTDWPISNMKSYLKFMDQLELADDKKELIMWKNAAELFKIDTSKF, encoded by the coding sequence ATGAAGGAAAATAAGGTTGATTACTCATTGGTTTTATCCTCATACAAAGTCAACCAACACAGACCAAGCACCAAGCAGGTAGTTGAAGCAATAAGAGGAAGAGATAATCTTGGTGTAGTTGCTGGCATTAGTTATCTGCACTATAATCATAGAGATCTAAGGGAAATTAGTGAATATCTTGAAGCCGGACTCATTAAAGGCTTAAAATTTTATCCAGGTTACGAACCTTTTTATCCCAACGACAGCAGAATGAAAGTGATGTACGAAATGGCTATAGAGTTTGATGTACCTGTGATGTTTCATTCCGGAGACACTTATGCACCAACGGGAAAAGTGAAGTATTCCCACCCTCTGCATATTGATGATTTAGCTGTTGATTATCCTGATCTAAAAATAGTAATTTGTCACGTTGGAAACCCCTGGATTAGGGACTGTATGGAAATGGTGTATAAAAATAAAAATGTGTACGCAGATATTTCAGGATTGGTGCTAGGCGATTTCTCAGATAAGTTTGAACGCCATATGAAAAATGAAATTGAAGAAATGATTAATTATGCAGGCGATCCTAATTATTTGTTATATGGAACTGATTGGCCAATATCCAATATGAAATCCTATTTAAAATTTATGGATCAGCTAGAACTGGCAGATGACAAAAAGGAATTGATTATGTGGAAAAATGCGGCAGAACTTTTTAAAATTGACACATCAAAATTCTAA
- a CDS encoding sll1863 family stress response protein, with translation MRKSILILGSTLLMTVTLFSSCQSSAKKVENAEAKVQEAKKDLSDSKTDLYYAKQDSISDYQQFKKEAEIKIMAREKSISEFKSRIAKEKKEVKDDYEKKLVELENKNSDFKKKLADLKDDGQDKWIAFKVEFDRDMDELGKAFKDLTVNNAH, from the coding sequence ATGAGAAAATCAATTTTAATCCTGGGAAGCACACTACTTATGACTGTAACACTATTTTCCAGCTGCCAATCATCAGCAAAAAAAGTTGAAAATGCAGAAGCGAAAGTACAGGAAGCCAAAAAGGATTTGTCAGATTCTAAAACTGATTTGTATTATGCCAAACAAGATTCTATTAGTGATTATCAGCAATTCAAAAAAGAAGCTGAAATAAAAATAATGGCTCGTGAAAAAAGCATTTCTGAATTCAAATCAAGAATAGCAAAAGAGAAAAAGGAAGTAAAAGATGACTATGAAAAAAAATTGGTTGAATTGGAGAATAAAAACAGTGATTTTAAAAAGAAGCTAGCCGATCTTAAAGATGACGGTCAAGACAAATGGATAGCTTTCAAAGTTGAATTTGATCGTGATATGGATGAATTGGGCAAAGCGTTTAAAGATTTGACTGTAAATAACGCCCATTAA